In Streptomyces sp. DG2A-72, one genomic interval encodes:
- a CDS encoding SDR family NAD(P)-dependent oxidoreductase has translation MAVLEDKVAVVTGASTGIGFATARAFRDEGATVFITGRRKDALDAAVAELGPGVTGVVCDASVPSELVAFYSTVRDQAGRIDVLVANAGVGTAAPLGEVTEDLIDSVFATNVKGTIFTLQQALPLLSTNASVILTGSIAATRPNLGLEVYAASKAAVRTLARGWALSARTHGFRVNVVSPGGTRTPGLFELVTPEMLKQAEGAVPLGRLAEPEEIAAVTTFLASDASSYVNGAEFFADGGYAQA, from the coding sequence ATGGCCGTCTTGGAAGACAAGGTCGCCGTGGTCACCGGGGCCAGCACCGGCATCGGGTTCGCGACCGCGCGCGCATTCCGCGACGAGGGCGCCACGGTGTTCATCACCGGTCGCCGCAAAGACGCGCTCGACGCCGCGGTTGCCGAGCTCGGACCTGGCGTGACCGGCGTGGTCTGCGATGCTTCGGTGCCCTCAGAGCTAGTTGCGTTCTACAGCACCGTGCGCGACCAGGCCGGACGCATCGACGTGCTGGTCGCCAACGCCGGCGTCGGCACCGCGGCGCCGCTCGGCGAGGTGACGGAAGATCTGATCGACTCGGTGTTCGCCACCAACGTCAAGGGAACGATCTTCACTCTCCAGCAGGCGCTGCCGCTGCTCAGCACAAACGCTTCGGTAATCCTGACGGGTTCGATCGCTGCGACACGGCCCAACCTGGGACTTGAGGTCTACGCAGCGTCGAAGGCCGCAGTCCGCACGCTCGCCCGCGGCTGGGCTCTCAGCGCGCGCACACACGGCTTCCGGGTCAACGTCGTATCCCCGGGCGGTACGCGCACCCCTGGTCTGTTTGAGCTGGTCACACCCGAGATGCTCAAGCAGGCCGAAGGCGCTGTTCCCCTCGGCCGGCTTGCCGAGCCCGAGGAGATCGCCGCCGTGACGACGTTCCTCGCCTCGGACGCGTCGAGCTACGTCAACGGTGCCGAGTTCTTCGCCGACGGTGGATACGCGCAGGCATGA
- a CDS encoding IS701 family transposase has product MRLGEVERLRGELSEFVADVFGSLPRRDQRRWGECYLRGLMLDGRRKSIQPMAERLPDGNMQALQQFVNQSPWEWTPVRQRIARRLCEAIGPEVWVVDDVSFPKCGTASVGVARQCCGALGKRANCQVAVSVHAATDAASCPLEWELFLPGEWSQDQQRRRRAGVPDEVCHVSKTRLALGVLDRLAAQGLAVSVIVADAGYGRSVSFRLALEERGWSYVMAVDPKEIARPSTAEPHQPDYAGLGPPTLPRYRDPARPLLGLIDADTLFQEVTWRQGSKGAMTSRFAVLEVRPSGKEASRTAQEQAGGRSRWDGVLPLRTLLVEQPEEAAGPTGYWMSNLPVTTPITDLVRWAKMRWRIEHDYRELKHGLGLDHFEGRTWRGWHHHVTLVTAAQAFLTLRRLDPKAHTSA; this is encoded by the coding sequence ATGAGGTTGGGGGAGGTGGAACGGCTCCGGGGTGAGTTATCGGAGTTCGTTGCCGATGTGTTCGGGTCGTTGCCGCGGCGGGATCAGCGGCGGTGGGGCGAGTGTTATCTGCGGGGCCTGATGCTGGACGGCCGGCGCAAGTCGATCCAGCCGATGGCCGAGCGGCTGCCGGACGGCAACATGCAGGCCCTGCAGCAGTTCGTGAACCAGTCGCCGTGGGAGTGGACACCCGTGCGCCAGCGGATCGCCCGGCGGTTGTGCGAGGCGATCGGGCCTGAGGTGTGGGTGGTCGACGACGTGTCGTTTCCCAAGTGCGGCACCGCGTCGGTGGGGGTGGCCCGCCAGTGCTGCGGAGCGTTGGGAAAGCGGGCGAACTGCCAGGTCGCGGTCAGTGTGCACGCGGCCACCGACGCTGCCTCGTGCCCGCTGGAGTGGGAGTTGTTCCTGCCCGGGGAATGGTCGCAAGACCAGCAGCGGCGCCGACGAGCCGGGGTGCCCGACGAGGTCTGTCATGTGTCCAAGACGCGTCTGGCGCTGGGGGTGCTGGACCGGCTGGCCGCGCAGGGGCTGGCGGTATCGGTGATCGTGGCGGATGCCGGATATGGCCGCAGCGTCTCCTTCCGGCTCGCGTTGGAGGAACGCGGCTGGTCCTACGTCATGGCCGTCGATCCCAAGGAGATCGCCCGGCCCTCGACCGCCGAACCTCATCAGCCCGACTACGCCGGGCTGGGGCCGCCCACGCTGCCCCGTTACCGCGACCCCGCCCGACCGCTTCTGGGCCTCATCGACGCCGACACCCTGTTTCAGGAGGTCACCTGGCGGCAGGGCAGCAAAGGTGCGATGACCTCGCGTTTCGCCGTGCTCGAGGTGAGGCCGTCGGGCAAGGAGGCCAGCCGAACCGCCCAGGAGCAGGCCGGCGGACGCAGCCGCTGGGACGGCGTTCTGCCGCTGCGGACCCTGCTCGTCGAGCAGCCCGAAGAAGCTGCCGGGCCGACCGGGTACTGGATGAGCAACCTGCCGGTTACCACCCCGATCACCGACCTGGTGCGGTGGGCGAAGATGCGGTGGCGGATCGAGCACGACTACCGCGAACTCAAACACGGCCTGGGGCTAGATCACTTCGAGGGCCGCACCTGGCGCGGCTGGCACCACCACGTCACCCTCGTCACCGCCGCCCAGGCCTTCCTCACCCTGCGGCGGCTCGACCCAAAAGCACACACGTCGGCCTGA
- a CDS encoding TetR/AcrR family transcriptional regulator: MPDRQRADARRNYARILAVAEEEVAAQGTAASLEQIARTAGVGSATVRRHFPTRRALLEAVSRKRIEALCARAHDLTGKDDSRDALLEWLGDVVAYCICARGLAAALAYDGAGSDPVHENACSAALEEAAGPLLRRAEQGGAVAAGVTVTDLITLVVGIVLATEHYPDPAARAERLFRLAVAGLSPQS, encoded by the coding sequence ATGCCAGACCGACAGCGCGCCGACGCCCGGCGCAACTACGCGCGGATCCTCGCCGTGGCAGAGGAGGAGGTCGCCGCCCAGGGCACCGCCGCCTCCCTGGAACAGATCGCCCGCACCGCGGGGGTCGGCTCGGCGACCGTGCGCCGGCATTTCCCCACCCGCCGCGCACTGCTGGAGGCGGTCTCCCGGAAACGGATCGAGGCCCTGTGCGCCCGCGCCCACGACCTGACCGGCAAGGACGACAGCCGGGACGCGCTCCTGGAGTGGCTGGGTGACGTCGTCGCCTACTGCATCTGCGCCCGGGGTCTGGCAGCCGCGCTGGCCTACGACGGTGCCGGGTCCGACCCGGTGCATGAGAACGCCTGCTCGGCGGCGCTGGAAGAGGCGGCAGGCCCGCTGCTGCGCCGCGCCGAGCAGGGCGGCGCGGTGGCGGCAGGCGTCACCGTCACAGACCTGATCACGCTGGTCGTCGGCATCGTCCTGGCCACGGAGCACTACCCCGACCCCGCCGCCCGGGCGGAGCGGCTGTTCCGGCTGGCCGTGGCGGGACTGAGCCCGCAGAGCTGA